The Candidatus Wallbacteria bacterium DNA window ACTTTGAAGCCTCCGCCAAGGCCGGGGTTGATCAGGTCAAGCTGTGCATACACATCACGGGCTGCTATGGAGACTGCGATTTTGTCCTTCAGGTCCTCGGAAATCACGCCTCTGGCGATGGCTGCCACGATCACGGATTCCCTGAACTTGATCGGAAGCTTCTCACCAGTCTCGCCAACCTGCGTAATGGCAGCCTGCAGCCCGGCGTTGGATCCCTCTTCCAGCCAGTGATTCTCTTTTTGTCTGTCGCTGGTCATGGAAAGATAGATTGCCAGACGCTCTGGGGAAAGCTCCGGTTCCTTGCGCTTTTCATCAGCCAGGTCCTTGACCAGGTCGGTTTCAGTGATGATTCCAACTACCTCGCCGTTCCTGGAAAAGACCGGCAGGCAGCTGATGCTATTGTCAAGCATGGTGCGTGCTGCTTCATTGACTGTGGTTTCTTCTGTGACACGGGGAAAATCTCCTGTCATGAACTTGGAAACTTTCTCCTTGCCTGAGGAATCCTTTAAGAAATCCCTCTCTGTCAACACGCCCACCACATCATTCCCATCGATTACCACCAACTGCTTTACCCGGTTAAGTAAAGCCATTTTTCTGGCGCTTTCAAAGCTATCGCTGGAGGCTACTTTGAAAAACTTCTTCTCCATGATATCTCTCACCTTGATCTTGGGCATTCCGAATCCTCCTTTTTTATGTCTTTAAATTTTGCAAAAACAATCCTGCCTGCCTGGGTCTGGATTATATTTGTGACAATTACTTCCAGCAGCCGGCCCAGATATTTCCGGCCATTTTCCACAACGATCATCGTGCCGTCCTCAAGGTATCCGACGGCCTGATGATGCTCTTTCCCGGGCTTCACTAATTCTATCACCACTTCTTCGCCCGGGACAAGTACCGGTTTTAGAGCCAGTGAAACCTCATTCAGGTTGATGCATTCAAGCAGCTGCAAACGGGCGATTTTGGACATGTTGAAATCATTGGTCAGTAAAGTTCTCTTGGTTTTTTTGACATAATTGATCAGTTTTTCATCGACATTCTCGCCTTCGATCGGTTCGCTGACAATTTCGAGTTTTCTGGGCAGTTCCCTTCGCATCTTCTCCAGATTTTCCAAGCCTCTCCTGCCTCTAAGCCTTTTACTCTGGTCTGAAGAATCTGCCAGCAGCTGCAGCTCGCGCAATACGCACTCATGGATCTGAATTACTTCCCTGATCATGCCGGTTTTCATCAGTTCAATGATCCGCCCGTCAATCAGGATATTTGTATCAGCGACGATTTTCTCCCCGATTGTTTCTTCAGCGCCCAGAAGCTTGGTCTCAGTCAGTCTTTTCAAGACCGTGACACCGATGAAAAAAGAAACCAGGTTAATGGCCAGAGGAGAGAATACTTTGATGATCAGAGCTACTTCCTGAGCTTCTTTTTCCAGTTCATCCAGGCTGTAGCTGTAGAAAAAATAATATGGAACCATGAAAAAAAGATTACC harbors:
- a CDS encoding HutP family protein; translation: MPKIKVRDIMEKKFFKVASSDSFESARKMALLNRVKQLVVIDGNDVVGVLTERDFLKDSSGKEKVSKFMTGDFPRVTEETTVNEAARTMLDNSISCLPVFSRNGEVVGIITETDLVKDLADEKRKEPELSPERLAIYLSMTSDRQKENHWLEEGSNAGLQAAITQVGETGEKLPIKFRESVIVAAIARGVISEDLKDKIAVSIAARDVYAQLDLINPGLGGGFKVAIVRGEGLIVVSAFGRCGHALVNGPKTIAMGYCII